The following DNA comes from Nitrospira sp..
ATCGCTCCTGAGGCACTGTCTGCTTTGCGTGACGCCTTTGACGAGTTGCCGATTCTGCAGAAAGTCGACGTCGTTGATTTTTCTGCAGTCGACGAACGATTTAAGGCCATCGCTCTTCAGCACACGAAGGGGCTCTATGAGCGACAAGCTGCGTAATCTAGTGCGATTGCTCGATGCCGCATGTGCGCGGCTGGAAAATGCCTTGAACCAGCCTGTCAACGAATTCGTCCGAGACTCTGCCATACAACGGTTCGAATTTACCTTCGAGTTGTTGTGGAAAAGTTTGAAGGCGTATGCCGAAGAGTCAGGAGTCGAAGCCTACTCACCCAGAGACACGTTTCGCACGGCGTTTCAGTTGGGCCTTCTTTCTGAAGACAGGCCGTGGCTCCAGATGCTAGAAGATCGGAATCTCACCAGTCATACCTATAACGAAGTGACGGCCGAGACGATTTATTCCCATCTTCCTGCCTATCTTCGCATCATCCGCGAGGCGCAGGCGGAGTTGACACGTCGAATGAAGAATTAAGCGTTTTCTGGCCTATGAGGAGCATCATC
Coding sequences within:
- a CDS encoding nucleotidyltransferase substrate binding protein, with the protein product MSDKLRNLVRLLDAACARLENALNQPVNEFVRDSAIQRFEFTFELLWKSLKAYAEESGVEAYSPRDTFRTAFQLGLLSEDRPWLQMLEDRNLTSHTYNEVTAETIYSHLPAYLRIIREAQAELTRRMKN